GGTGTGGACACTTCCACAAATGAGGCAAACAAAGagataaatacacatacacacacacacacgcacgcatgcacacacacgcacgcatgcacacacaggaatAATTAATCAATATTGTTTCCATTAGCAAACTGAAGGAGGATGATGCTGCACCATAATTAGGGAGCACTGCAGTGCTGCTAGCTCATCTCCTCAAGCTGCAAATCaggacaaaaacacactcacacacacaacccatACACTTTTCAGTCTCACTTTCTGCTTTGGGTACAGATGACCACATATGACTTGGATAAAATGTGCAGTTACATCAtcaaaggcaaaaaataaatatataaatatataaagcaGGGATGGTTTGGGGGTTGTGAAGGAGATTCCTGTGAGAGTTTACATAATGTCTCCTGCCACTGTACTGTCATGTTGCTGacttaaaaagacagaaagtccTCGAGAAGACAGAAGCAAAATCTACTGATGAAATGATTGGAATGTGAAACACAAGTGAGCATTGGACACCacattagaaaacacatttcttatgTGAGTGGACAGCAGAAATCTATTTAGAGATGAAACTGTCTAGAGTGTATTTAGAGATGCAGCCACTACCACTGGaatcacagagctgctgctgctgcagtgcactgacaatgtgaaaaacagatttGATGGGATTACATAATCCAGTAAATCTAAGTCACTGAGGTCTGTTGGTAGGTCGACTACCTGCTGTCTGTATTTGTACTTCGTTCTTTCTATCTTTTGCATCGTGCTGAATAGCTGTCTCATTCCTCCTATAGAATAGTCAAGTAGGTGACACTGCATTACAGCTTCTACTAACACATTTTCACTGAATGTGAGCCAGTCTTTGTTGTCAAAGGATGCTGATTTATGGATGCAATAAAAGGAGAGCAAACTGGGACCGAGACGAGCGGGCATCAAGCGTGTTGCACTGCATGAAATGGCTGCCATAAAGTCATATAAAGATTAATAATATTCACAGTTATGAGTATGCTCATAGCAGAGATGAAGGGGAAGACTACAGGCCTGAGATATTACAGTGCAGCACCAAAAGAAAGCTGTATGGATTTTATGGAGTAATTGAATCtgataattatgtttttctctaaaacaataaaacaagattCCTAATTCTTTCAGTCTTGTGTAAAAACGCATTGATTTGCATTGGAAGCAAATTACCAGAACCCTTTTCTCATATCGTAGTATTAGCAATAATGATTGGAAacttcataaaaaacaaacggTTACATATCCATTTCACAGTGGAAATATATTCTATGTGCGTAACAGCAGTTTTACGCGTTAATTACGCATGACGCATGAATAGTAAACGGAATTGTTCATATCCAATGCGTGTCATGTCTGATAATAGATGTATTAGAGATAATTAACATGCCCTGTGGTTGATGTTGTTCCAAGCAAGGACTCTCACCCACCAGCTCCTTCCTCCCCTCACCTGTCCTTTTACGAGGCTGGCTGCAAACTGTCTCATGACCGCTTCCACGGTGTAGGCGCTGGACCATCCTCGCGGGGTCAAGAGCTCCATACATATGGCCCCGCCGTCCAGCACGTAGCCGTTCTCCAACCGGGGCGTCAGAACCCGCATGAACGGCGGCGAGAAGGGGAAATTATCTGGAAAGGTGACGTTGAGCAATATGAACTCGGTGCTCGTCTCCTTCATGTCCTGCCACAGCGCCGAGTCTTTGTCCACCTGGTGCAGCTTGACGTTCCAGTCATACAGGTTGTCCTCCACTAGCTCAACGGTGATGAAGTTGTCCCCTAACCTCCTGATCTCCTGTAGCTCCTTCATGAGCCTGCGCGTCCGGACCTGGGTGCAGTGTGGCCGATGAGGCGCTAGCGGTGTTATCGAGGAGGCACTGGTCGCTTTACTCCCGCCTCCTCCCGTCTGCTGCTTCTCCTTCGCATCCTTGCCCTGCTTATCCTTACCGGTGGGCTTGTCCTTGCCGAGCTGGTCCAGCTTCCTCGCTTTAGTCTCCGGGGTGCTCAGGATGTTGGTTTCGTTGGCAGTCTGACAGTGTTTGTTGGCGTTGTTTTTCTGGTTCCCTTTAGTCCCCTTTAACGAGCCCTGATGGTGCTTTGGGTCCTCGGTGTCTCGGTCGTGCAGACGGATTAGACCGATCTTTCGCAGTAGGGTGGCCATAATTTTTACAGATCTATATTTCTCCGCCGATCCCCCCTCACAGGGGCGAGATTCACCCTTCAAGTCGGTTCCCACTCACAGATACGACCTTTATTGGTGCAGATTATTAACCTTCTCGTACCGCAATCCCCCCTCCGTACACTGCAGCCTCAGGACGAACACGACCGGGGAGCCTGTGCCGTTTTCTCCTCAGTGCATCATCTCGACACGGCTCCGCTAAAAGCAAAAATAgtgaaacaacaaataaatcttTGACCACGAATGACTACAACAAACGAAATTGTCATACCAGATCAGGGTAATTCGGTCTTTTTTCAAGAGCACCAACATCACGACTGTGACTGCAGTTGTGCAATGACAGGACGAAGCAGAGGCACGGAGGTGATCTTATATTTTAACAGAAAGGTGCATACTAACACACGCCACGGAGTTTGCTACACGAACACAATTAAAGGGAAGAATATAAACTACGGGAAAGATTAATATAGGAGGAACAATACAATAATGCACCACAAggttatgaaaaataaatctcGCTCCTGATACACTGGACTCGTATAATAGAGCAACACATAGGTTAAAGACACCAAAAGAAATATTACTGAAGTCACTATAATCGGGCTGTACACACACCTACAATATAAGCTGTAGTAAAAAACTTGGAACGTGAAAACATAGAGACTATGAAGCGGATAATTATAAGCACACAATTCTGAATATAAGTCCGTATTATAAACTAAAACAGGTTTTCCTTCATACATGCTCCCCTgcccaaagacacacacaaacacactcaagtGTTTTAGCAGCACTCCGACGGACGGCCGTTCCTACCATAGACGGGTAAATCGTACGTCCGTCTTAATGTCCCGTTATGAAGCAGCTGAAGAAATTCAGCTCCACCATCCAGTGGACCTGCAGCAGTCGTCGGCAGCTGCAGTGAGGGACAGAAGGAGAGTCTTTGATGAGTGTGCAGCTGCGGAAGCTCTAGCTTTAATGCAGCCCAGGACCAACCACCCCCGGTAATTCTTCTCAGCCAGTCTGTTCTCACCGGCGCAGCGCTGCGACTGGaggacatttcaaaataaaagcaccgaGGTACTTATAGGTTCAAGGGAAACTGAAAGCGCGTTCATCACCTTACTttgaaaagtcaaaaatatacagatattttttttccattgattAATTTATCAAGGATAGATGCAAACGTTttctgtaatttaattttaattattttactataatttgttttatacaccccttgaccatttttctttcattgtaaGTGATGAAAGAAAATTTGGACTAACTGAATAGGCTTGTTATTCTTTTAGATTTTGGGCAAAGTTAGTATCCCATACAtgcaattttaatttaacttttgcaCCCACCTGTAATATTAATTTCTACATTAAAAATGCCCAGTTCCTGTAGGTGAAGCCTACAAATAGATAACGCCATTATGTTTCAACAGCCGACTTTCTGCAGCAAATTAAATAACATACAGTGATCAGTTTAAAGGAATAACAATAATACTCACTAGTGTCTGGTGGTCCAAAATGTATCCACTCCAAAGATcgctgtatgtatatgtatatgtatgtatcgctgtacaaacactgaacattttttgAGGCCCACGTTCCAATTAAGCAAATAacaattccaaaaaacaaacaaacaaaaaatcttcTCAACAAATCAATTATACACAACATGTTAAGAAACTGTGTACCTCCACAATTACACACTTAATTTTCCACTACTACCTTGTTGCTTTCCACTACTACACTATGATACCCTAGTAGCTACATTGGCTGTAAACTAACCATTGTATCCTGACAACTGACTAGGCAAACTTTAAAGGCAAACACTTCAGaggcagttatgtgatgtcataGATGACAATGTTTTCTTCTGTAACTTAAACATACGTTTTTTGATCCACCCAACCTGATTAAGACACAGCGatctcagaaaaacaaaacagaacaaacacagaaaaggccAGGactatacattattattattattattattattattattattattattattattattattattattattattattattattattattattattattattaaaaaaagatctgtAGGTTAAGAAGTACatttctcaaaaaaacaaataacaagcATTTAATTCTCTCAGGAAATCTCTCATTATCTCATtataattgaattgaatgaattCATTTGTTacatataataattttataaatcaTTAGGCCGTCTACAGTTCAGTACAGAAGCTTTTGGGGATGCCGACAAGTCAGCATTGCTCCGCATTACTGTTCTCTATTCATTTTATGGTCTTGACAAAGAAGCTTCCTTCTCATTGGCAGCACGACATTTTGATGCTTTAAGCGTCAGTAAACGACATTTTGATATTGGTCGTTGCCTTGGTAGCAGAACACTCTTCACTGCGATTGGCTATTTTACTGCCGTAAAGTACGTCAGCGGTAGTGCCAGTCGTATTGTTGGTGGCTAACAGTAAAACGGcctttttttgtcaaaataagTCTTCTAAACGGAGGCATTTCACTTTTGTTGGAGTGGATAGTAACAGTCAGTTAACATGGCTGAGAAATTTGATAACTTGGAGGAGCATCTTGAAAAATTTATCGAGAATATTCGACAGTTGGGAATCATCGTTAGCGACTTCCAGCCTAGCAGCCAGGCAGGACTCAACCAAAAACTGTAAGTCATGTTTTGTTGAGCTCTTCCTTATAGCATAAACCTGCAAATAACATCAGTCACCCTATTCTGTTCTGTTGGCGTCCTTCTCATCGTGTTCTTCATTTCTTTACAGAAATTTCATGATATCTGGTCTGCAAGACATCGAGAAGTGCCGTCAACAGCTTCATGAAATCAACGTACCGCTGGAGGTCTTTGAGTAAGTCTTATaattagttattgttttttaagtCCAGATCTGTAACActgaatttagattttattttacatctctGTTGTTAGCTTTGATTTCTGTGTTGGTGTGAATACGGATATTGCAGTGTGGAGTTGAAAAGTCAGGCTTTGCATGTGTCAACCTTCTTTGGAAAATCGTAtacttgtattttattattgcaaatCTTATTATTTGAGTCACTTAAGAATCGGCATACACATATTATAAAAATACGttttaaatttaagaaaataGTTTGGTTATTTTTGTAGCTACACTTTATGGTGGACTGTATTTAGTCATGATTAATGCAATGATAGGAATTAACAAAACAATTCTGATTACATAGATCACATTTGAAATCCTTAAGTGACCCCACATCATAAATATGTTatctcatttattttgttgagtTTATAATACCCTATCGTCATAGTTTAAGCTGGCATTTTTCCTTGTATTTGTAGATACATCGACCAAGGTCGAAACCCTCAGCTGTACACCAAGGAATGCCTGGAAAGAGCCTTGGCGAGGAACGAGCAAGTCAAAGGAAAGATTGACACTATGATGGTAAGAGATAATGCCAGGGTCACTATGACTCCCTGCCATTTTATActgctagaaaaaaaacaaacactgcttaAGTGCTTGTGAGGATATTTAGAAATtcttaaaatgatcaaaataattttaaggaCCATAAATATTATACAAGAACCATGTACTAGGTAAAGCCCTTTGTAAAAATTTAGTTGTGTATTGATGATACAGTACTGGTCCTAATTGTCCATCTGTGGAGGCTCGGCCCCTAAAATGggttatttactttttaacatttcttgaAGGGTTATAAAATGACTCCTAATGTCTTGTCTGCTTTCATTACAGAAATTTAAAAGCCTTCTAATCTCAGAGCTTACCAAAGTTTTTCCAGAGGAGATGGCTAAATACAAGGCGATACATGGAGAAGATGCCCCTTCCTAGTGCCTCTGGCAACATGGCTTCTGACCCTCAACCTGTGACTCTTGAAATTAAAGCCTGATTGAAGTTTAAGCAAGCAGGATTGTCTCTGGCTGCCCCAGAATTGGATAAttcctaattattatttttcatcaaagTTGCAGTGCTGTTGCTTGTTGGTATCCTGACGCTTTCTTTCTTCTCATCACCCTGACTCTTCTTAATTTATAAGCTACATTCAAAGAGATACAAATCAACAGCAAGTACATAGCAGACTTATAGAGGAGAAACAAATAGTTTTATGCGTTGGGTTGTTTGCCATTGATGCATGGATACTGAGTTGCAGCACATATATGAATATGTATTTTACAGCTCCCATCTTTATGACATATATTTTGAGCTGCACAACATGTCTGATTCTGCATTACGGAATTAAATCCATCAGTTGTACATACAGTCTATTTATACTCTCAGCCTCAATCTTTTGTgcaacatacatttttacaaatgacaTTTTGTATCAAACTCAGGTTTGTAATGGCAATGATAAGAGAATGCAAGTGTTATTTGATGATAATGTGCCTGGTCAATTAACATGGTCAGAAATGAGcccattttttaatttgcaactTGTTTGTAATATAGATTTTGGTAATAAACGTTCCATGTTGGACTGAAATTGTGTTTGGTCTGTTGTGTTACAGTAGAAATGAACACAATCCAGCATTTCTGTGATGAAGCAATTGAATATAATTAATCTtaggatatgtgtgtgtttaaaacaaaaaaacaaaaaaaacatttagcacgAAATGTAAACTGATGACATCAAAAATATGTCCCAGCTGTAAGATGGAATGTTTTTTCAAAGGTTgtccattttaaatattttatagtattttcaattcaattcaattcaactttatttatatagcgccaatttacaacaaagtcatctcaaggcactttacagaataaagtccagactacaaaagtatgtagaagcaacccaacaaatcccccttgagcaagccctaggcaacagtggagaggaaaaactccctttaatgggagaaacctccagcagaaccaggctcagggtgggtggccatctgccttgaccggttggggtgagtggaaagtggagaaagaaaagaaaagagcaacgaaaagcaacaacaaaaagcaacaacaagaaaagcaacaacaaaacaacaaaaaagcaacaacaaaacaacaaaaaagcaacaacaaagcatcgtacaggttgtaggatatagaattaatggtatacagtggtgacaagtaaatgtatagagaaaagctagttcaggttgagtgagcagtttaactataagctttatcaaaaaggaaggttttaagcctagtcttaaaagtagagagggtgtctgctccccgaatttggattggaagctggttccacaggagaggagcttgatagctaaaggctctgcctcccattctactgcCTGCTTTATTGTCTTAAAATGCAAtccctaaaataaaacatacatccATGAATTGATCAAATACTGTAGAAAAACAAGTATAATGCTTACAAGAATGCGGCATAATTGTGTTGCTATAATTACTACATACAATTTATATGTTTGTGTAGATTTTGTTGTTGGCAGGCTACCTGTAGGCATGATCTGCATAGATATCATATACCTAATAATTGGGGACCCTTAGCTCAAGTATTGATGCTTTGTATTCTAACTATATACtgcctgtgtgaatgtgtctgctTATCTATAGGGCAGGGACAGATGCTCTAGGAACAGACAGTGCTGCGTCATCATGCAGGTCGCAGCCCAACACGTCTTTTCCTGCTGGGGCTTAACCAGAGCGTCATGCCTCTCTGACCCTGAAGGTCGCtcatctggtagagaaggaggGAAATAGGCGCATTTATTGATTTGTGATCTGTTCTGCAGAGTAATACAGACTTCTCTTCCCTGAGGATTTCCGAACACGCGTCTCATTTAGTCTGCTATGGTTTAGGGAGGACTCGGCCTTCAAATTGGGGGAGGTAGAAAGTGACACGGGGCATATTGTCATACAGAGAATTGTGTGTTTCAAGAACATAGCACATAAAGTACCTTATAGGTTGCTTATCTTTACCTTTGACTGCAGCCCATTAAATCAAACCAGCAGCACGAGAACCGGACCTTTAAGTGGCATCATTGTAACAGATATAAAGTTACAAGATTTCATCAATGGAAGTGTTGGTGTTTGATTGGGTTTATGctcaaaaaacacttttttaggTTTAGCCAAACCTAGCTTGGGTTTCACAGGGTTCTCGGGACAAGTTTTTACCTATCAACCACCATGGTGTATTTCTTGAGAGGATAATACTCTGAGATTAGTAATGTGGCAATGATAGATGgatatttcaaaatgttctttAGCACAGAGAGTACCCAAAGAGACCAGAAAGCCATGATGCAACCTGCAAAGTTAATTGTGTGTACTTGATGTAGTGAACACCTCACAGTACCTGTGTATTCTGCAGTAAGCATGCACACTTTTGTTTACTCTGAGCACCTAGAGCATTTTTAAACCAGTGCTGTCAGCTACGTCTGTTTTTCTGCACTTCATTTCTAGCCCTTTGTGTTGAGATGACAAACATCTTCTGCACCAAGTCACAGTCGGGCCAGTCAAGGGCACCCGTTCAATTCAATAACAAGTCTATTCAAAGAGacgagaaattaaattaaattccgTTTTCatccactttgtgtttgtgtctacgCACCATGACATTTCTTTCACAGAGTGAcactctgactgtgtgtgtggatgtgtgtcaTGATGCTTGACTAACCAGAACAGTGAGAGATGGAGAATGAGAGCctattgtactgtaaatatgtctGTGTATGAAGTGCTGAGGTATGTTCGATGACTCATTCAAGGTGACTGAGTTTTTCTATCTCCACTTTGTCTTCCCTCCATTCACCTCCTCTTCTTGTGCGCTCAGGCCTTACACCCccaaacaaacataattttctGTTACCAAGGTTACCTTCCCTCTTTTACAAAGGCAgagcttttcctttttctgtgtcATCTTTTTCTGCATTACGGTGGTGGGTTGGTAGTATGTCAGCAGCGCTGATTGAAATGGTTCCTGTGGAGGTGGATCCTCTTTTCCCTTTGTTATTTGGCATTCTCGTAGGTTGGAAAGGTACTTTAACACAGGAGCAGAGTTCATATAGAATGCAGGGTAGAGTAAGTATTCTGTGATATTTGATTGTGTCTGCTGGTAAAGTCCCGCACTCTCCAATTTCATAGTAAATGGGATTCTCAACAAATTGCTTCACGAAAACAAATGCATGAGTTCACTGTGTTGCTGGCTCCGTGCTGCAGGTATCACTTTGTTAAGGAGTTTTTAGTGCAGTATCAGGTGATCTGCTCCCAGGGCAGTCTTTAAATAGTTAATTCAGTTTCCCGAACACACAATGTATTTAAGACACACAAATGGTTTGAACAATGACATGCAGTGATCTAGAgtgatctttttaaaaatgcatactAATACCAtgcagtttattaaaatgtgaaacagctatacttttatttattaaagactTGTATCTTAAAAAAGGTGCTGAATTCTAAAAGGAACCCGAGGTCGATTTCACACGAAGTTTTTTCTCTAAATTCACTCTGGGATTTAATATCCATAAAAACATCTATTGTGGTACTTATTTGAATTGGGACCCATGATAGTTTAACTAGagtttgctgctgctttacCCACTCCTATCATTCCTTCATTGCCTGTGGACTGTTAAACCTTGTGTATCATGCTGGATCATTTGTataatgcatctttttttttagtttgtgaaAATTCTTTGAGGGTTTAGGTCTGTAACAGCagtggaaatgtaaaataatcccTTGCCCTTGGGTTGGTGCAGGAAACACAAAGACGGGGGCTTCTGCCTCTGATGCTATTAGCATAATGTCTTTCTGATGCTAATGCTAAGTGCCTCAGACTGACCGCTGAAGCTCACACAGCTCACAGCCGTGATGGGCTTACATGGCTGTTTTTCCTCAGCTTAGTGACAATCATTCACCTTCTCAGTGAGGGTCAGGAGGCGGACCCCTCTTCCGTCTGTCGCCCTCGTCA
The nucleotide sequence above comes from Channa argus isolate prfri chromosome 1, Channa argus male v1.0, whole genome shotgun sequence. Encoded proteins:
- the ube2ql1 gene encoding ubiquitin-conjugating enzyme E2Q-like protein 1 isoform X1; translation: MATLLRKIGLIRLHDRDTEDPKHHQGSLKGTKGNQKNNANKHCQTANETNILSTPETKARKLDQLGKDKPTGKDKQGKDAKEKQQTGGGGSKATSASSITPLAPHRPHCTQVRTRRLMKELQEIRRLGDNFITVELVEDNLYDWNVKLHQVDKDSALWQDMKETSTEFILLNVTFPDNFPFSPPFMRVLTPRLENGYVLDGGAICMELLTPRGWSSAYTVEAVMRQFAASLVKGQVRGGRSWWGRICRKAGKSKKAFSRKEAEATFKSLVKTHEKYGWVSPPVSDG
- the ube2ql1 gene encoding ubiquitin-conjugating enzyme E2Q-like protein 1 isoform X3, producing MATLLRKIGLIRLHDRDTEDPKHHQGSLKGTKGNQKNNANKHCQTANETNILSTPETKARKLDQLGKDKPTGKDKQGKDAKEKQQTGGGGSKATSASSITPLAPHRPHCTQVRTRRLMKELQEIRRLGDNFITVELVEDNLYDWNVKLHQVDKDSALWQDMKETSTEFILLNVTFPDNFPFSPPFMRVLTPRLENGYVLDGGAICMELLTPRGWSSAYTVEAVMRQFAASLVKGQVRGGRSWDVYVGKQGSPRKPSVVKKQRPPSSPW
- the ube2ql1 gene encoding ubiquitin-conjugating enzyme E2Q-like protein 1 isoform X2; this encodes MATLLRKIGLIRLHDRDTEDPKHHQGSLKGTKGNQKNNANKHCQTANETNILSTPETKARKLDQLGKDKPTGKDKQGKDAKEKQQTGGGGSKATSASSITPLAPHRPHCTQVRTRRLMKELQEIRRLGDNFITVELVEDNLYDWNVKLHQVDKDSALWQDMKETSTEFILLNVTFPDNFPFSPPFMRVLTPRLENGYVLDGGAICMELLTPRGWSSAYTVEAVMRQFAASLVKGQGRICRKAGKSKKAFSRKEAEATFKSLVKTHEKYGWVSPPVSDG
- the med10 gene encoding mediator of RNA polymerase II transcription subunit 10, whose amino-acid sequence is MAEKFDNLEEHLEKFIENIRQLGIIVSDFQPSSQAGLNQKLNFMISGLQDIEKCRQQLHEINVPLEVFEYIDQGRNPQLYTKECLERALARNEQVKGKIDTMMKFKSLLISELTKVFPEEMAKYKAIHGEDAPS